A region of Cellulophaga sp. RHA19 DNA encodes the following proteins:
- the argS gene encoding arginine--tRNA ligase, giving the protein MNIQEVLTQKVKDAVLSIYKIELPTVEFQPTRKDFEGDITVVVFPILRFVKGNPAQIGEQIGLYLKENVEEVENFNVVKGFLNIVISDAFYVNFFNSVKDTENYGFVAETADAVMVEYSSPNTNKPLHLGHIRNNLLGYSVAEILKASGKKVYKTQIINDRGIHICKSMLAWKLFGNGETPESTGLKGDKLVGNYYVKFDKEYKVQIADLVAAGTDAKEAEKQAPLLLEAQEMLRKWEAGDEEVVSLWKMMNQWVYSGFEVTYKNLGVDFDSYYYESNTYLLGKDIVDEGLEKGVFYRKEDGSVWIDLSDEGLDEKIVLRADGTAVYMTQDIGTAIQRTKDHPDVNGMVYTVGNEQDYHFNVLFLILKKLGFSWAEQLYHLSYGMVDLPSGKMKSREGTVVDADDLMKDMTATAASISEELGKLDGYTDTEKEELYRVIGLGALKYYILKVDPKKRILFNPEESVEFQGNTGPFIQYTYARIQSILRKSDFDYTATVKAGDLHEKEKELLKQMQMFPSVVQNAAQSFSPALIANYTYDLVKEFNSFYQNVPILPEEDLQKKIFRVQLSKKVGEIIKSAFALLGIEVPNRM; this is encoded by the coding sequence ATGAATATCCAAGAAGTGTTAACGCAAAAGGTAAAAGATGCGGTTTTATCTATTTATAAAATAGAGCTGCCAACAGTAGAATTTCAGCCAACAAGAAAAGATTTTGAAGGTGATATAACTGTAGTTGTTTTTCCTATTCTGCGCTTTGTAAAAGGTAATCCTGCACAAATTGGAGAACAAATAGGATTGTATTTAAAAGAAAATGTAGAAGAAGTAGAAAACTTTAATGTAGTTAAAGGTTTTTTAAACATTGTAATTAGTGATGCTTTTTATGTAAACTTTTTCAATAGTGTTAAAGATACAGAGAACTATGGTTTTGTAGCAGAAACGGCAGATGCTGTTATGGTAGAATATTCTTCTCCCAATACTAATAAACCATTGCATTTAGGGCATATTAGAAATAACCTATTAGGTTATTCTGTTGCAGAAATTTTAAAAGCATCTGGTAAAAAAGTATACAAAACCCAGATTATTAACGATCGTGGTATACATATTTGTAAAAGTATGTTGGCTTGGAAACTTTTTGGTAACGGTGAAACTCCAGAAAGTACTGGTCTTAAAGGTGATAAGTTAGTAGGTAATTACTATGTTAAGTTTGATAAAGAGTATAAAGTACAAATAGCAGATTTAGTTGCTGCTGGTACAGATGCAAAAGAAGCAGAAAAGCAAGCGCCACTTTTATTAGAGGCACAAGAAATGCTACGTAAGTGGGAAGCTGGTGATGAAGAAGTGGTTTCACTTTGGAAAATGATGAACCAATGGGTTTATAGTGGTTTTGAGGTTACTTATAAAAATTTAGGAGTAGATTTTGACTCATATTACTATGAGAGTAATACCTATCTTTTAGGTAAAGATATTGTAGATGAAGGTCTAGAAAAAGGTGTTTTCTACAGAAAAGAAGATGGTAGTGTTTGGATAGATTTGTCTGACGAAGGTTTAGATGAAAAAATTGTATTACGTGCAGATGGTACAGCAGTTTATATGACGCAAGATATTGGTACTGCAATACAGCGTACTAAAGATCATCCAGATGTAAATGGTATGGTTTATACTGTTGGTAATGAGCAAGATTACCACTTTAATGTATTGTTTTTAATACTTAAAAAATTAGGCTTTTCTTGGGCAGAACAATTGTATCATTTAAGTTATGGTATGGTAGATTTACCTAGCGGAAAAATGAAAAGTAGAGAAGGAACTGTTGTAGATGCTGATGATTTAATGAAAGATATGACAGCTACAGCAGCTAGCATTTCTGAAGAATTAGGAAAGTTAGACGGTTACACAGATACTGAAAAAGAAGAGCTTTACAGGGTAATTGGTTTAGGGGCTTTAAAATACTATATACTAAAAGTAGATCCTAAAAAACGCATTTTGTTTAATCCTGAAGAATCTGTAGAATTCCAAGGTAATACAGGACCCTTTATACAGTACACCTATGCAAGAATACAGTCTATTTTAAGAAAGTCTGATTTTGATTATACGGCAACTGTAAAGGCTGGTGACTTGCATGAAAAAGAAAAGGAGTTATTAAAGCAAATGCAAATGTTCCCTTCTGTTGTTCAAAATGCAGCACAGAGTTTTAGTCCGGCTTTAATAGCAAATTACACCTATGACTTAGTTAAAGAGTTTAATTCTTTTTACCAAAATGTACCAATTTTACCAGAAGAAGACTTGCAAAAGAAAATATTTAGAGTGCAGTTGTCTAAGAAAGTAGGTGAGATTATTAAATCTGCATTTGCCTTGTTAGGTATAGAGGTACCTAACCGTATGTAA
- the ctlX gene encoding citrulline utilization hydrolase CtlX gives MQVTNTILMIRPVGFRKNEQTAVNNYFQEDLDIKNAEINKKAQAEFDAFVTQLRFKGVDVVVVDDTKEPDTPDSIFPNNWVSFHENGTVGLYPMYAENRRNERREDILDILEEKGFSIDHTIDYTSAEDEELYLEGTGSILLDRVNKKAYCALSVRADEDLFIEFCEDFEYTPVIFTANQSVEGKRLPIYHTNVMMCLAEDFSVICLDTIDDKKERKNVVKHLKEDGKEVIAITEKQMHSFAGNMLQVMGAKDKRYLVMSSAAYHSLTEKQIEAIEKTSEIIHSSLETIETCGGGSARCMMAEVFLPKTN, from the coding sequence ATGCAGGTTACTAATACAATTTTAATGATAAGACCAGTTGGTTTTCGTAAAAACGAACAAACAGCTGTAAACAATTATTTTCAAGAAGACCTTGACATTAAAAATGCAGAAATAAACAAAAAAGCTCAGGCAGAGTTTGATGCTTTTGTTACACAATTACGTTTTAAAGGAGTAGATGTGGTTGTTGTAGATGATACTAAAGAGCCAGATACACCAGATTCTATTTTTCCTAATAACTGGGTTTCTTTTCATGAAAATGGTACTGTAGGTTTATATCCTATGTATGCAGAGAATAGAAGAAATGAACGTAGAGAAGATATTTTAGACATCTTGGAGGAAAAAGGTTTTAGTATAGACCATACTATAGATTATACTAGTGCAGAGGATGAAGAGCTTTATTTAGAAGGTACAGGTAGTATTTTATTGGATAGAGTAAATAAAAAAGCGTACTGCGCACTATCTGTAAGAGCAGATGAAGATTTATTTATAGAATTCTGTGAAGATTTTGAGTATACTCCAGTTATATTTACTGCAAACCAATCTGTAGAAGGTAAGCGTTTACCTATATACCATACCAATGTTATGATGTGCTTAGCAGAAGATTTTTCTGTAATTTGTTTAGATACTATAGACGATAAAAAAGAGCGTAAAAATGTAGTTAAGCATTTAAAAGAAGATGGTAAAGAAGTTATAGCTATTACAGAAAAGCAAATGCATTCTTTTGCAGGTAATATGCTTCAGGTAATGGGAGCAAAAGATAAGCGTTACCTGGTAATGAGTTCTGCAGCATACCATAGTTTAACAGAAAAGCAAATTGAAGCAATAGAAAAAACATCAGAAATTATACATAGTTCTTTAGAAACTATAGAAACTTGTGGTGGTGGTAGTGCAAGATGTATGATGGCAGAAGTATTTTTACCAAAAACAAACTAA
- a CDS encoding FecR family protein, producing the protein MQENYLAKWLNNELTEEEIIQFKKTEEYTTYQKIIATSNKMQAPEFNQDKALQAINNKRNAAKETKVVKLNPFKKYISIAAAVVLICGLGYFYTTTLDQTISTDYAQNNELTLPDNSEVFLNAESKIAYNKNSWDKNRDVSLEGEAFFKVAKGEKFTVTTNHGTISVLGTQFNVETRANFFEVTCYEGLVNVNYNGTDYKVPGGTSFMVINGKVAPLSHVKTLVPSWTLNESTFKSIPLEFVLNELQRQFNLTVTTKNVNTEQLYTGSFNNKDLNLALKSISIPSKISYTLEEDKVLFYVEE; encoded by the coding sequence ATGCAAGAGAATTACCTAGCTAAATGGCTAAATAACGAATTAACAGAAGAGGAAATTATTCAGTTTAAAAAAACCGAAGAATATACCACTTACCAAAAAATAATAGCTACATCTAATAAGATGCAGGCCCCAGAGTTTAACCAAGATAAAGCTTTACAGGCAATTAACAATAAACGTAATGCTGCTAAAGAAACTAAGGTTGTTAAATTAAATCCGTTTAAAAAATACATAAGTATAGCTGCTGCTGTAGTACTAATTTGCGGTTTAGGCTATTTTTACACCACTACTTTAGACCAAACCATAAGTACAGATTACGCCCAAAATAACGAACTTACTTTACCAGACAACTCTGAGGTTTTTTTAAATGCCGAGTCTAAAATAGCTTACAATAAAAACAGTTGGGATAAAAATAGAGATGTTTCTTTAGAAGGTGAAGCCTTTTTTAAAGTTGCTAAAGGAGAAAAATTTACAGTAACTACAAACCACGGAACCATTAGTGTTTTAGGAACACAATTTAACGTAGAAACTAGAGCTAACTTTTTTGAAGTTACTTGTTATGAAGGGCTTGTAAATGTAAACTACAACGGTACAGACTACAAAGTACCTGGTGGCACTTCTTTTATGGTTATTAATGGTAAAGTAGCACCACTTAGCCATGTTAAAACACTAGTACCATCTTGGACGTTAAACGAAAGTACATTTAAAAGTATACCATTAGAATTTGTTTTAAACGAACTACAAAGACAATTTAATTTAACCGTAACTACCAAAAACGTAAATACAGAACAACTATATACAGGATCTTTTAACAACAAGGATTTAAATCTTGCGTTAAAGAGTATAAGTATACCCTCTAAAATAAGTTATACATTAGAAGAGGATAAGGTGTTGTTTTATGTTGAGGAATAA
- the eno gene encoding phosphopyruvate hydratase, translated as MSIIINVHARQILDSRGNPTVEVDVYTENGVLGRAAVPSGASTGEHEAVELRDGGDIFMGKGVLNAVANVNTTIAEEIIGMSVFEQNLVDQTMIDLDGTPNKSKLGANAILGVSLAVAKAAANEMGMPLYRYVGGVSANTLPVPMMNIINGGSHSDAPIAFQEFMVMPVKAKNFTHAMQMGTEIFHHLKKVLHDRGLSTAVGDEGGFAPNLAGGTEDALDTIAKAVSNAGYKLGDEIMIALDCAAAEFFVDGKYDYTKFEGDKGVIRSSEEQAQYLADLSAKYPIISIEDGMDENDWDGWKSLTEKVGDKVQLVGDDLFVTNVERLSKGIKNNIANSILIKVNQIGTLTETIAAVTMAKNAGYTSVMSHRSGETEDNTIADLAVALNTGQIKTGSASRSDRMAKYNQLLRIEEELGTVAYYPQMDAFKIK; from the coding sequence ATGAGTATTATCATAAATGTGCATGCAAGGCAAATATTAGATTCAAGAGGTAACCCTACTGTAGAAGTAGACGTATATACAGAAAATGGTGTTTTAGGTAGAGCCGCAGTTCCTTCTGGTGCTTCTACGGGTGAACATGAAGCTGTTGAGTTAAGAGATGGTGGAGATATTTTTATGGGTAAAGGTGTTTTAAATGCCGTTGCAAATGTAAATACTACTATAGCTGAAGAAATTATTGGAATGTCTGTTTTTGAACAAAACTTAGTAGACCAAACAATGATAGATTTAGATGGTACGCCAAATAAATCTAAATTAGGAGCTAATGCAATTTTAGGTGTTTCTTTAGCGGTTGCTAAGGCTGCAGCTAATGAAATGGGAATGCCATTATACAGATACGTTGGTGGTGTAAGTGCAAATACGTTGCCTGTTCCTATGATGAATATTATTAATGGAGGTTCTCACTCAGATGCGCCAATAGCTTTTCAGGAATTCATGGTAATGCCTGTAAAAGCTAAAAACTTTACGCATGCTATGCAAATGGGAACTGAGATTTTTCACCACTTAAAAAAAGTATTACATGATAGAGGTTTAAGTACAGCTGTTGGTGATGAAGGTGGTTTTGCCCCAAATTTAGCAGGTGGTACAGAAGATGCTTTAGATACTATTGCAAAAGCTGTTTCTAATGCAGGTTATAAGTTGGGTGATGAAATTATGATTGCTTTAGATTGTGCTGCTGCAGAATTTTTTGTAGATGGTAAATATGATTACACAAAGTTTGAAGGCGATAAAGGTGTAATTAGATCATCTGAAGAGCAAGCACAGTATTTGGCAGATTTGTCTGCTAAATATCCTATTATTTCTATTGAAGATGGTATGGATGAGAATGATTGGGATGGCTGGAAATCTTTAACTGAAAAAGTTGGCGATAAAGTGCAATTAGTTGGTGATGATTTATTTGTTACAAACGTAGAGCGTTTATCTAAAGGGATTAAGAATAATATAGCAAATTCTATCTTAATTAAAGTAAATCAAATAGGTACGCTTACAGAGACTATAGCAGCTGTAACTATGGCTAAAAATGCAGGTTATACATCTGTAATGTCTCACCGTTCTGGAGAGACAGAAGATAATACAATTGCAGATTTAGCAGTTGCATTAAACACAGGGCAAATTAAAACAGGTTCTGCTTCTAGATCTGACCGTATGGCTAAATACAATCAATTATTGCGTATTGAAGAGGAATTAGGTACTGTTGCATACTACCCGCAAATGGATGCCTTTAAAATAAAATAA
- a CDS encoding zinc-dependent peptidase, translated as MNDDLGVSIFGIVALACVFGYFIYILYYIADLYFFTPSKKNIKLSAADEHLIVKYLPAYSLLSPKQKQKFRNRVSRFRANKTFIFSEKSSKDEEIKLLLSATAAFLMLGFKDYRIATIHKILIYPSAYFSTITKQNHLGEYNPQLKTLVFSAEHVLSGFEDATDNLNLGVHEFAHALAFHFKKDLKYTAVKFRKGMAKMEKLLNDKAFLERVERTKYFRPYATTNIHEFFAVTLENYVETPSDFAATFPELYNIITRMLNFEEFSFHHKL; from the coding sequence ATGAATGATGATTTAGGAGTTAGTATATTTGGTATTGTTGCTTTAGCGTGTGTTTTTGGATATTTTATTTATATTTTATATTACATAGCAGATTTATACTTTTTTACACCTTCTAAAAAGAATATTAAACTATCTGCTGCAGATGAGCATTTAATAGTAAAGTATTTACCAGCATATTCTTTATTATCTCCAAAACAAAAACAAAAGTTTAGAAATAGAGTATCTAGGTTTAGAGCAAATAAAACATTTATTTTCTCAGAAAAGAGCTCTAAAGATGAAGAAATTAAGCTGCTATTGTCTGCAACGGCAGCTTTTTTAATGCTTGGCTTTAAGGATTACAGAATAGCAACTATTCATAAAATACTTATTTATCCTTCAGCTTATTTTTCTACAATAACAAAACAAAATCATTTAGGAGAATATAACCCGCAATTAAAAACATTGGTTTTTTCTGCAGAACATGTACTAAGTGGTTTTGAAGACGCTACAGATAATTTAAATTTAGGAGTGCATGAGTTTGCGCATGCGTTAGCTTTTCATTTTAAAAAAGACTTAAAATATACAGCTGTTAAGTTTAGAAAAGGAATGGCTAAAATGGAAAAGCTTTTAAATGATAAGGCTTTTTTAGAACGTGTAGAAAGAACAAAATACTTTAGACCGTACGCAACAACAAATATTCATGAGTTTTTTGCGGTAACATTAGAGAATTATGTAGAAACTCCATCGGATTTTGCAGCTACTTTTCCGGAGCTGTATAATATAATAACTCGTATGTTAAATTTTGAAGAGTTTAGCTTTCACCATAAACTTTAA
- a CDS encoding RNA polymerase sigma factor, with product MNIENDTNVCEEKVYNQIFTTNSKTVFNYIYYKFGNEEKAYDAVQEAFVKLWENCAKVLPSKAKSYVYTIANNLYLNMIKADKVRLKYAHLNTDVTNETPEFLLEEKEFQTKLDNALANLPENQRTTFLLNRIDKKKYAEIAELEGVSVKAIEKRMHLALKSLREHIDGI from the coding sequence CGTTTGCGAAGAAAAGGTATACAACCAAATCTTTACCACCAATTCTAAAACGGTATTTAATTACATATATTATAAGTTTGGGAATGAAGAAAAGGCTTATGATGCGGTACAAGAAGCTTTTGTAAAATTATGGGAAAATTGCGCTAAGGTATTACCTTCCAAAGCAAAATCTTATGTTTACACGATAGCCAATAATTTATATTTAAATATGATTAAGGCTGATAAAGTAAGGTTAAAATATGCACACCTAAATACAGATGTTACTAATGAAACTCCAGAATTTTTACTTGAAGAAAAAGAATTTCAAACAAAATTAGATAACGCCCTTGCTAATTTACCCGAAAACCAACGAACTACTTTTTTATTAAATAGAATTGACAAAAAGAAATATGCAGAAATTGCAGAATTAGAAGGTGTTAGTGTTAAAGCTATAGAAAAAAGAATGCATTTGGCTCTAAAATCACTTAGAGAACATATAGATGGAATTTAA
- a CDS encoding TonB-dependent receptor, translating into MHQIEEQFNIRISFANKDTDTLTITPATTNNLESILNFVAEKTSLTLTKLNKRYYALSKDNTISIHGKFLDNYEQNTVNGATIEVLDNELATVTDSTGYFLLNNVPQDAIIKVRFIGYKTMHFNALELNKNKPVKTFLLREHYVELKEIILSKFLTTGLNKSLDGSIVLKTNNFGILPGLIEPDVLQTVQALPGIKSSNETVSDINVRGGTNDQNLVLWEDIKMYQSGHFFGLISAFNPYLTNSVTITKNGTSPQYGDGISSVIDMRTNNNIDDSFFGTGFNMISADIYAQVPITNKGAFQFSARRSVTDFLNSPTYNRYFDKTFQDSDIESDTKDTEITRKEDFYFYDITAKAMYNLNKNHKLRFSFIQMNNALKYAETSTNEENSNSNLDQQNTSFGGSMESTWNNKLSTKVNAYRTYYNLNTLAVSNKQELQQNNKVLESGLKLNINYKLNNNVNVLSGYQLIETGILNLTNVSQPPYRKNIKGVIRTNAIFSEINYNTTKLKAKAGARLNYIENLNTFKRWILEPRLNVNYNIAKNLNASILGEYKSQSTNQIIDLEQNFLGIEKRRWILANEDELPITTSKQLSVGLNYDKNSIYIGIEAFYKNVEGISTLTQGFQNQDQFNGEIGKYNIKGIEFLINKKTTNYSTWLSYTYNLNNYTYNDISPTTFPNNLDIRHTVTFAGTYNYKDFKLGIGLNYNSGKPYTEPEEGENALNILSFPAKINYKEPNSSRLPNYVRADISALYNFKIGSTCKATFGASILNILNKENILNRYYRVTNDNEIETVESVSLGITPNASFRISF; encoded by the coding sequence TTGCATCAAATAGAGGAGCAATTTAATATTAGAATATCTTTTGCAAATAAAGATACAGACACTTTAACTATTACACCTGCTACAACAAATAATTTAGAAAGCATTCTAAATTTTGTAGCAGAGAAAACATCGTTAACCTTAACTAAGTTAAATAAACGGTACTATGCATTATCTAAAGACAACACCATTAGTATACACGGTAAATTTTTAGATAATTACGAGCAAAACACTGTAAATGGCGCTACAATTGAAGTGTTAGATAATGAACTTGCAACAGTTACAGACTCTACTGGATATTTTTTATTAAATAATGTACCACAAGACGCTATAATAAAAGTGCGTTTTATTGGCTATAAGACTATGCATTTTAATGCATTGGAATTAAATAAAAACAAACCTGTTAAAACTTTTTTACTACGTGAACATTATGTAGAATTAAAAGAGATAATACTTTCTAAATTTTTAACTACAGGATTAAACAAATCTTTAGATGGGAGTATTGTTTTAAAAACAAATAATTTTGGCATATTACCAGGACTTATAGAGCCAGACGTGTTGCAAACTGTACAAGCATTACCTGGTATAAAAAGTAGTAACGAAACAGTCTCTGACATTAATGTACGTGGTGGTACAAACGACCAAAATCTTGTTTTATGGGAAGATATCAAAATGTACCAATCTGGACATTTTTTTGGTTTAATATCTGCTTTTAATCCATATTTAACTAATAGTGTTACTATAACTAAAAACGGAACAAGTCCGCAATATGGCGATGGTATTAGTAGCGTTATAGATATGCGAACTAATAATAACATAGATGATTCTTTTTTTGGCACAGGTTTTAATATGATAAGTGCAGATATTTATGCACAAGTACCTATCACAAACAAAGGAGCTTTTCAATTTTCTGCAAGAAGATCTGTAACAGATTTTTTAAACTCCCCTACATACAACAGGTATTTTGATAAAACTTTTCAGGATAGCGATATAGAAAGCGATACAAAAGATACTGAAATAACCAGAAAAGAAGATTTTTATTTTTATGACATTACCGCTAAAGCAATGTATAACTTAAATAAAAATCACAAATTGCGTTTTAGTTTTATACAAATGAACAACGCATTAAAATATGCAGAAACAAGTACTAACGAGGAAAATAGTAATAGTAATTTAGATCAACAAAACACTTCTTTTGGAGGTAGTATGGAAAGTACTTGGAACAACAAACTAAGTACAAAAGTTAATGCGTACCGCACATATTACAATTTAAATACGTTAGCAGTTTCCAATAAACAAGAACTACAACAAAACAATAAAGTATTAGAAAGTGGTTTAAAATTAAACATAAACTACAAGTTAAATAATAACGTTAATGTTTTAAGTGGCTACCAACTTATAGAAACCGGTATCTTAAACCTAACCAACGTATCACAACCACCTTATAGAAAAAACATTAAAGGCGTTATTAGAACAAATGCTATTTTTAGCGAGATAAATTACAACACAACAAAATTAAAAGCTAAAGCAGGTGCAAGATTAAATTATATAGAAAATTTAAACACCTTTAAAAGATGGATTTTAGAACCACGTTTAAATGTAAACTACAACATTGCCAAAAATTTAAACGCATCAATATTAGGAGAGTACAAAAGCCAATCTACTAACCAAATTATAGATTTAGAACAAAACTTTTTAGGAATAGAAAAAAGAAGATGGATTTTAGCTAATGAGGACGAGTTGCCAATAACTACTAGCAAACAGTTATCTGTTGGACTTAATTACGACAAAAATAGCATCTACATTGGTATTGAAGCTTTTTACAAAAATGTAGAAGGTATAAGTACACTAACACAAGGTTTCCAAAACCAAGACCAGTTTAATGGCGAAATAGGAAAATACAACATTAAAGGCATTGAGTTTTTAATTAATAAAAAAACCACAAATTATAGTACTTGGTTAAGCTATACCTATAATTTAAATAATTACACTTATAATGACATTAGTCCAACAACATTTCCTAACAATCTAGATATTAGACACACTGTTACTTTTGCTGGTACATACAACTACAAAGATTTTAAACTTGGTATAGGTTTAAATTACAACTCTGGAAAGCCCTATACAGAACCAGAAGAAGGTGAAAACGCTTTAAACATATTAAGCTTTCCTGCAAAAATAAATTACAAAGAACCAAACAGTAGTAGGCTACCCAATTATGTTAGAGCAGATATCTCTGCACTATACAACTTTAAAATTGGTAGCACATGTAAGGCCACTTTTGGTGCATCAATCTTAAATATTTTAAACAAAGAGAATATTTTAAATAGATATTACAGAGTTACTAATGATAATGAAATAGAAACCGTAGAAAGCGTATCCTTAGGAATAACACCAAATGCTAGTTTTAGAATTAGCTTTTAA
- a CDS encoding citrate synthase produces the protein MSDKVTLEFNGNKYDFPVVEGTEKEQAIDIKTLRSATGLTTIDPGYKNTGSCESAITFLDGEKGILRYRGYSIEELAEKADFLEVAYLLIFGELPNAEQLAKFHSDIKKESHVDEEMKKILDGFPKSAHPMGVLSSLTSALIAFNPSSVNVTSENDMYHAIVRILAKFPVLVAWTLRKKKGLPLDYGDDSLGYVENIHKMMFKRPSEEYKSNKVVIDALDKLLILHADHEQNCSTSTVRIVGSSHAGLFASLSAGISALWGPLHGGANQAVLEMLEAIEADGGDTKKYMAKAKDKNDPFRLMGFGHRVYKNFDPRAKIIKVAADEVLNDLGINDPILDIAKGLEKEALEDPYFVDRKLYPNVDFYSGIIYRALGIPTEMFTVMFALGRLPGWIAQWREMRLNNEPIGRPRQVYVGENHRSFVEVNKR, from the coding sequence ATGTCAGATAAAGTTACTTTAGAATTTAACGGGAATAAATATGATTTCCCAGTAGTAGAGGGCACAGAGAAAGAACAGGCCATAGATATAAAAACATTACGTTCTGCAACCGGTTTAACAACAATAGATCCAGGATATAAAAATACAGGCTCTTGTGAGAGTGCTATTACATTTTTAGATGGTGAAAAGGGTATTTTAAGATACCGTGGATATTCTATTGAAGAGTTAGCTGAAAAAGCAGACTTTTTAGAAGTAGCTTATTTATTAATTTTTGGAGAATTACCTAACGCAGAGCAGTTAGCTAAATTTCACTCAGATATAAAAAAGGAGTCTCACGTAGATGAGGAGATGAAAAAGATTTTAGATGGTTTTCCTAAGTCTGCACACCCAATGGGCGTGTTATCATCTTTAACAAGTGCTTTAATTGCATTTAACCCATCTTCTGTAAATGTTACTTCAGAAAATGATATGTACCACGCAATAGTAAGAATTTTAGCAAAATTCCCTGTTTTAGTTGCTTGGACATTAAGAAAGAAAAAAGGTCTTCCGTTAGATTACGGAGATGATTCTTTAGGTTACGTAGAAAACATTCATAAAATGATGTTTAAGAGACCTAGTGAAGAGTACAAGTCAAATAAAGTTGTTATAGATGCTTTAGATAAATTATTAATTTTACACGCAGATCATGAACAAAATTGTTCTACATCTACTGTAAGAATTGTAGGTTCTTCTCATGCAGGTTTATTTGCATCTTTATCTGCGGGTATTTCTGCTCTTTGGGGTCCATTACATGGTGGTGCAAACCAAGCAGTATTAGAAATGCTAGAAGCTATAGAAGCTGATGGTGGAGATACTAAAAAATATATGGCTAAAGCTAAGGATAAAAATGATCCTTTTAGATTAATGGGCTTTGGACATAGAGTATACAAAAACTTTGATCCTAGAGCTAAAATTATAAAAGTAGCTGCTGATGAAGTATTAAATGATTTAGGTATTAACGATCCAATTTTAGATATCGCTAAAGGTTTAGAAAAAGAGGCTTTAGAAGATCCTTATTTTGTAGATCGTAAATTATATCCTAATGTAGATTTCTATTCAGGTATTATTTACAGAGCATTAGGTATACCTACTGAAATGTTTACAGTTATGTTTGCATTAGGAAGATTACCAGGTTGGATAGCTCAATGGAGAGAAATGAGATTAAATAACGAACCAATTGGTAGACCAAGACAGGTTTACGTTGGTGAAAATCACAGATCTTTTGTAGAAGTAAACAAAAGATAA
- a CDS encoding dimethylarginine dimethylaminohydrolase family protein, protein MRQINVKNETSRLKTVVLGTAESCGSTPTAEEAYDPKSLEHILAGTYPVEKDMVTEMNAFEAVLKKYNVEVLRPKLLKDCNQIFSRDIAFVIDDVFFRANILPDREEEYLAIQYIVDQINPDKVIELPEEAHIEGGDVMPWNDHIFIGTYTAENYSHHITARTNKLAVDHITKLFPNKTVKSFELRKSTNARENALHLDCCFQPIGKGKAILHKNGFLVEEEYQWLVDFFGKENVFEITSDEMYNMFSNIFSISEEVIVSEKNFTRLNDWLRAQGFTVEEVPYSEISKQEGLLRCSTLPLLRE, encoded by the coding sequence ATGCGTCAAATAAATGTGAAAAACGAAACTTCTAGGTTAAAAACAGTTGTTTTGGGAACCGCAGAGAGTTGTGGATCTACGCCCACAGCAGAAGAAGCTTATGATCCTAAATCTTTAGAGCATATTTTAGCGGGTACATATCCGGTAGAAAAGGATATGGTTACAGAGATGAATGCTTTTGAGGCTGTTCTTAAAAAATACAATGTAGAAGTATTAAGGCCAAAACTGCTAAAAGATTGTAATCAGATTTTTTCTAGAGATATAGCTTTTGTTATTGACGATGTTTTTTTTAGAGCAAATATTTTACCAGATAGGGAGGAAGAATATTTAGCAATACAATACATTGTAGATCAAATAAACCCTGATAAGGTTATAGAACTACCTGAAGAAGCGCATATAGAAGGCGGTGATGTTATGCCTTGGAACGACCATATTTTTATTGGTACCTATACTGCAGAAAATTACTCTCACCATATAACTGCCAGAACAAATAAATTAGCAGTAGATCATATAACAAAGCTTTTTCCTAATAAAACAGTAAAGTCTTTTGAGCTACGTAAATCTACCAATGCAAGAGAAAATGCACTGCATTTAGACTGTTGTTTTCAGCCAATTGGTAAAGGCAAAGCTATTCTTCATAAAAACGGTTTTTTAGTAGAAGAAGAATACCAGTGGTTGGTAGACTTTTTTGGTAAAGAAAATGTGTTTGAAATTACAAGTGATGAAATGTACAATATGTTTAGTAACATTTTTTCAATCTCTGAAGAGGTTATTGTATCAGAAAAAAACTTTACAAGATTAAATGATTGGCTAAGAGCACAAGGCTTTACGGTAGAAGAGGTGCCATATTCAGAAATTTCTAAACAAGAAGGTTTGTTACGTTGTAGCACATTACCATTACTAAGAGAATAA